A single genomic interval of Nocardioides nitrophenolicus harbors:
- the sfnG gene encoding dimethylsulfone monooxygenase SfnG yields the protein MTSSQTRAPEPLKFAYWVPNVSGGLVVSKIEQRTDWGLDYNLELARLAEANGFDYALSQVRYIASYGAAYQHESTSISLAIALATERLKVIAAVHPGLWQPGVLAKLVASSDQYTKGRFCVNVVSGWFKDEFTKLGEPWLEHGERYRRSEEFIRYLREIWTSDHAELNGDFYRLHDFDLKPKPYEVPGRAHPEIFMGGNSTDARGMGGRVADWYFMNGNTPEGIAEQIHDVSDVAAVNGRAGQVRFGVNGFLIGRDTEAEARDVLREIVDKADREAVEGFGSAVKQAGQSTGDKVGMWQDSEFADLVQYNDGFRTGLIGTPEQIAHRMLEYKRRGVDLFLLGFLHFQEDVQYFGREVLPIVRELEAAELERV from the coding sequence ATGACCAGCAGCCAGACCCGCGCACCCGAGCCCCTGAAGTTCGCCTACTGGGTGCCCAACGTGAGCGGCGGCCTCGTGGTGAGCAAGATCGAGCAGCGCACCGACTGGGGCCTCGACTACAACCTCGAGCTGGCCCGGCTCGCCGAGGCCAACGGCTTCGACTACGCGCTCTCGCAGGTGCGCTACATCGCGTCGTACGGCGCCGCCTACCAGCACGAGTCGACCTCGATCAGCCTCGCGATCGCGCTGGCGACCGAGCGGCTCAAGGTGATCGCCGCCGTCCACCCGGGCCTGTGGCAGCCCGGGGTGCTCGCGAAGCTGGTCGCCAGCTCCGACCAGTACACCAAGGGCCGCTTCTGCGTGAACGTCGTCAGCGGCTGGTTCAAGGACGAGTTCACCAAGCTCGGCGAGCCCTGGCTGGAGCACGGCGAGCGCTACCGCCGCTCGGAGGAGTTCATCCGCTACCTGCGCGAGATCTGGACCAGCGACCACGCCGAGCTCAACGGCGACTTCTACCGGCTGCACGACTTCGACCTCAAGCCCAAGCCCTACGAGGTCCCCGGGCGCGCCCACCCGGAGATCTTCATGGGCGGCAACTCCACCGACGCTCGCGGCATGGGCGGCCGGGTCGCCGACTGGTACTTCATGAACGGCAACACGCCCGAGGGCATCGCCGAGCAGATCCACGACGTCAGCGACGTCGCCGCCGTCAACGGCCGGGCCGGCCAGGTGCGCTTCGGCGTCAACGGCTTCCTCATCGGCCGTGACACCGAGGCCGAGGCCCGCGACGTGCTGCGCGAGATCGTGGACAAGGCCGACCGCGAGGCGGTCGAGGGCTTCGGGTCCGCGGTCAAGCAGGCCGGCCAGTCCACGGGCGACAAGGTCGGCATGTGGCAGGACTCCGAGTTCGCCGACCTGGTCCAGTACAACGACGGCTTCCGCACCGGCCTGATCGGCACGCCGGAGCAGATCGCCCACCGGATGCTGGAGTACAAGCGCCGCGGCGTCGACCTGTTCCTGCTCGGCTTCCTGCACTTCCAGGAGGACGTGCAGTACTTCGGCCGCGAGGTGCTGCCGATCGTGCGCGAGCTCGAGGCCGCGGAGCTGGAGCGGGTCTGA